From Asterias rubens chromosome 3, eAstRub1.3, whole genome shotgun sequence, the proteins below share one genomic window:
- the LOC117288312 gene encoding SAFB-like transcription modulator isoform X1: MTDTVVVKKLSELLVKDLRAELEKRGLDHKGVKAVLLERLQEALVENGEDPENLMFESCVSPKVKTTREETQIGEADDEDDAFDDVGEEGGEVKILEEEDNEIVMELIEDSDEANPEEEDIYGDLVHDIQEDLDGENEEDVFNLSLENEQMVTNEEEEEDPEDVEEDIEEDGVEGAEAITEEDVAHPASATNDKDEDEVEFANDAQISDKEGKAGDQSPEKRTTQAAGQKSHGERADKSKGENSDKNLKSSTKESKVNEAKPDPTGKNNRESSSEKKATPASGSETAPTKSSTSASTAQSRDSKDSKGSKKSSSTNSNLWVSGLSKETRAADLKSAFSKYGKVIGAKIIWNAKLPGHHCFGFLSMSSNPEAANALKQLNHTVLHGRTIDVTWARNQTPTPLNQKSSSTSSSSSATPATAKKETKETPVTDGNKPVPKPVAKDTKDTSEKNDEKATPAKVEKTVTKKDDTPGKKEEGKSDRSSSSNSSSQGKNAKQPLSNKDSTKKTETPPERKDSHRASSRSDNERSKSVLSLDEIKEKQRREENRKRKEREMRADDRRRDREREERYKRERDDIQRKFREEARKLRKEKELLQIEQSKLDKEKSERIRIEKERIKLQNDREKFQKELEEHRKMEVQLRQEQEQQATLKRTLETSVLAQQDLGSYGGDHKRRAMMPDPLAGNFSTSPTDTRLVVSVGDRHVEKYNQRDNLQVGALATIGQNMMKQLGFVGTPQDLGQTAFGSAQHDSSSRGQFRDGSSQRRNDRPPNDETRRFDSDRIEDVRSNSRQKSINRNDDATRRDEGSRRRGDNYRRDDGYKRIDEPARRLESSQSSVSRQDSSRRDLDRNERKTSSGNQSDRYQGSTRGGDSSFSQRENRDYRDNRDKPRDAGSIRISSHSGDSRDSWKGGHGGVTTGTSGSGWKANAGVGDNQNLNRNQTTNQFGSFQQQQQQKTGFQAQTALQTSISNTIPNMRSTSILSRGDFLMNQQQEPQQIRGSILGTPPSQESASWPPSNLDPPMSRGSGSLNMSAAAPIISTLMNQSQPLGSLMTNPSMTTQLLSGGLVSGGSTGGLMGNMSTSLMGSVSGGLGTVSGGLGRASTGLGGVGAGLGGVSGGLGGGLGGGLGGGLGGGLGGGLGGGLGGGLGGGLGGSMGMVPQVGMGTSSFMGTQMQTGGAGGNVGMDRFQPMQPENRFNQRRY, translated from the exons GCTTTGGTGGAGAATGGAGAAGATCCTGAAAACTTAATGTTTGAAAGTTGCGTTTCACCTAAAGTCAAGACTACAA GGGAGGAGACTCAAATCGGAGAGGCTGATGATGAGGACGATGCTTTTGATGATGTTGGCGAGGAAGGAGGAGAGGTGAAGATTCTGGAAGAAGAAGATAACGAAATTGTCATGGAACTCATTGAAGATTCTGACGAAGCCAATCCA GAGGAAGAGGACATTTATGGCGATTTAGTTCATGACATTCAGGAGGACTTGGATGGAGAGAACGAAGAAGATGTCTTTAATTTGAGCCTGGAGAATGAACAAATGGTTACTAATGAG GAGGAAGAGGAGGATCCAGAAGATGTTGAAGAGGACATCGAGGAAGACGGTGTAGAAG GTGCAGAAGCAATCACAGAGGAGGATGTGGCTCATCCCGCTTCTGCCACCAATGATAAAGATGAAGATGAGGTTGAATTTGCCAACGACGCCCAGATCTCAGACAAAGAAGGCAAGGCTGGAGACCAGTCACCGGAGAAGCGGACAACCCAGGCTGCGGGTCAGAAGAGTCATGGGGAGAGAGCGGACAAAAGCAAAGGGGAGAACTCTGATAAAAACTTGAAAAGCTCAACCAAAGAATCTAAAGTAAATGAGGCAAAACCTGACCCAACTGGTAAAAATAATAGAGAATCATCATCTGAGAAGAAAGCGACCCCCGCCTCAGGATCTGAGACTGCACCCACTAAAAG CTCCACTTCTGCCAGTACGGCTCAATCAAGAGATAGCAAAG ACTCTAAGGGAAGCAAGAAGTCATCTTCCACTAATAGCAACTTGTGGGTGAGCGGACTGTCTAAAGAAACACGTGCTGCTGATCTGAAGTCTGCTTTCAGCAAATATGGAAAG GTGATTGGAGCCAAGATAATATGGAATGCCAAACTTCCAGGCCACCATTGCTTCGGTTTCCTGTCTATGTCGTCAAACCCTGAGGCAGCTAATGCCCTCAAGCAACTAAACCACACTGTTTTACATGGACGCACCATTGATGTTACGTGG GCTCGTAACCAAACACCAACCCCTCTCAACCAGAAATCCTCTTCAACTTCATCGTCTTCATCAGCCACTCCTGCAACGGCCAAGAAGGAAACGAAAGAGACACCAGTCACAGACGGCAACAAGCCAGTGCCAAAACCAGTTGCAAAGGACACCAAGGACACTTCAGAGAAGAACGATGAGAAAGCAACCCCAGCCAAGGTTGAGAAGACCGTGACGAAGAAGGACGATACACCTGGCAAAAAAGAAGAGGGTAAAAGCGATAGAAGCTCCTCGTCTAACTCCAGCAGTCAAG GAAAGAATGCAAAGCAACCTTTGAGTAACAAAGATTCCACTAAAAAGACTGAAACCCCACCGGAGAGGAAAGATTCGCATCGAGCTAGCTCTCGATCAGACAATGAAAGATCAAAAAGTGTCCTTTCTTTGGATGAAATCAAAGAAAAGCAGAGGAGGGAAGAGAACAGGAAGAGAAAAGAAAGAGAAATGAGGGCAGATGATCGACGCCGAGATCGAGAGAGGGAGGAGAGATACAAGAGGGAGAGAGATGATATCCAACGAAAGTTTCGTGAAGAGGCAAGAAAATTGCGCAAGGAGAAGGAGCTACTGCAGATTGAGCAATCCAAACTGGACAAGGAAAAATCAGAGAGGATCAGGATTGAGAAGGAGCGCATCAAGTTGCAAAACGATCGGGAGAAATTCCAGAAGGAGCTTGAAGAGCATCGTAAGATGGAGGTACAGCTTAGGCAAGAGCAAGAGCAACAGGCGACCCTCAAACGCACTTTGGAGACCTCAGTATTGGCACAGCAAGATTTAGGTTCCTACGGCGGCGACCACAAGCGTCGAGCCATGATGCCTGATCCATTGGCAGGAAACTTCAGTACTTCTCCAACGGATACCAGATTGGTGGTCAGTGTTGGGGATCGTCATGTTGAGAAGTACAATCAGAGAGACAATCTTCAAGTGGGGGCCTTGGCCACTATAGGCCAGAATATGATGAAACAGTTAGGGTTTGTTGGCACTCCGCAGGATTTAGGTCAGACAGCATTCGGTAGTGCTCAGCATGATTCCAGTTCCAGAGGCCAGTTCAGAGACGGCTCCAGCCAGCGTCGCAATGACAGGCCACCTAATGATGAAACTCGACGATTTGACTCGGATAGGATAGAGGATGTTAGAAGCAACTCCCGTCAGAAGTCTATCAACAGAAATGATGATGCAACAAGACGGGATGAAGGGTCTCGGAGAAGAGGAGATAACTACAGGAGGGACGATGGATATAAGAGGATAGATGAGCCGGCAAGAAGACTGGAGTCATCTCAGAGTTCGGTCAGCAGACAAGACTCCAGTAGAAGGGATCTGGATAGGAATGAACGAAAGACCTCATCTGGAAATCAAAGTGATCGATACCAAGGGTCTACAAGGGGAGGTGATAGCTCTTTCTCGCAGAGGGAAAACCGAGATTATAGAGACAACCGAGATAAACCAAGGGATGCAGGCTCTATTAGGATTTCTTCACACAGTGGCGACTCTCGTGATAGCTGGAAAGGAGGTCATGGCGGAGTTACAACTGGAACCTCTGGGAGTGGCTGGAAGGCAAACGCAGGAGTTGGAGACAACCAGAATCTGAACCGTAATCAAACCACAAACCAGTTTGGGTCTTtccagcagcaacagcagcagaaAACAGGGTTCCAAGCGCAGACCGCTTTGCAGACATCCATATCGAATACCATTCCCAACATGAGAAGCACTTCTATCTTAAGCAGAGGGGACTTCTTGATGAATCAGCAGCAAGAGCCGCAGCAGATCAGAGGAAGTATTCTCGGGACCCCACCATCGCAGGAGTCAGCTAGCTGGCCACCGAGTAACCTAGACCCTCCAATGAGCCGTGGGTCTGGTTCCTTGAATATGTCTGCAGCAGCTCCAATCATTTCCACCCTGATGAATCAGAGCCAGCCTTTGGGGTCATTAATGACCAACCCCTCGATGACCACTCAGCTCTTGAGTGGAGGTCTTGTGTCTGGGGGAAGCACAGGGGGTCTGATGGGTAACATGAGCACCTCCTTAATGGGTAGTGTCAGTGGTGGTCTGGGAACAGTTAGTGGTGGTCTTGGTAGAGCCAGTACCGGTCTTGGTGGAGTCGGTGCTGGTCTTGGTGGAGTCAGTGGAGGTCTTGGAGGGGGTCTTGGAGGAGGTCTTGGTGGAGGTCTTGGAGGAGGTCTTGGAGGAGGTCTTGGAGGAGGTCTTGGAGGAGGTCTTGGTGGAGGCTTGGGAGGGAGTATGGGGATGGTTCCACAGGTGGGCATGGGAACCAGCAGCTTCATGGGGACACAGATGCAGACAGGTGGAGCTGGCGGTAACGTTGGGATGGATCGATTCCAACCGATGCAGCCTGAAAACCGGTTCAACCAGCGTCGTTATTGA
- the LOC117288312 gene encoding SAFB-like transcription modulator isoform X2 — MTDTVVVKKLSELLVKDLRAELEKRGLDHKGVKAVLLERLQEALVENGEDPENLMFESCVSPKVKTTREETQIGEADDEDDAFDDVGEEGGEVKILEEEDNEIVMELIEDSDEANPEEEDIYGDLVHDIQEDLDGENEEDVFNLSLENEQMVTNEEEEEDPEDVEEDIEEDGVEEAITEEDVAHPASATNDKDEDEVEFANDAQISDKEGKAGDQSPEKRTTQAAGQKSHGERADKSKGENSDKNLKSSTKESKVNEAKPDPTGKNNRESSSEKKATPASGSETAPTKSSTSASTAQSRDSKDSKGSKKSSSTNSNLWVSGLSKETRAADLKSAFSKYGKVIGAKIIWNAKLPGHHCFGFLSMSSNPEAANALKQLNHTVLHGRTIDVTWARNQTPTPLNQKSSSTSSSSSATPATAKKETKETPVTDGNKPVPKPVAKDTKDTSEKNDEKATPAKVEKTVTKKDDTPGKKEEGKSDRSSSSNSSSQGKNAKQPLSNKDSTKKTETPPERKDSHRASSRSDNERSKSVLSLDEIKEKQRREENRKRKEREMRADDRRRDREREERYKRERDDIQRKFREEARKLRKEKELLQIEQSKLDKEKSERIRIEKERIKLQNDREKFQKELEEHRKMEVQLRQEQEQQATLKRTLETSVLAQQDLGSYGGDHKRRAMMPDPLAGNFSTSPTDTRLVVSVGDRHVEKYNQRDNLQVGALATIGQNMMKQLGFVGTPQDLGQTAFGSAQHDSSSRGQFRDGSSQRRNDRPPNDETRRFDSDRIEDVRSNSRQKSINRNDDATRRDEGSRRRGDNYRRDDGYKRIDEPARRLESSQSSVSRQDSSRRDLDRNERKTSSGNQSDRYQGSTRGGDSSFSQRENRDYRDNRDKPRDAGSIRISSHSGDSRDSWKGGHGGVTTGTSGSGWKANAGVGDNQNLNRNQTTNQFGSFQQQQQQKTGFQAQTALQTSISNTIPNMRSTSILSRGDFLMNQQQEPQQIRGSILGTPPSQESASWPPSNLDPPMSRGSGSLNMSAAAPIISTLMNQSQPLGSLMTNPSMTTQLLSGGLVSGGSTGGLMGNMSTSLMGSVSGGLGTVSGGLGRASTGLGGVGAGLGGVSGGLGGGLGGGLGGGLGGGLGGGLGGGLGGGLGGGLGGSMGMVPQVGMGTSSFMGTQMQTGGAGGNVGMDRFQPMQPENRFNQRRY; from the exons GCTTTGGTGGAGAATGGAGAAGATCCTGAAAACTTAATGTTTGAAAGTTGCGTTTCACCTAAAGTCAAGACTACAA GGGAGGAGACTCAAATCGGAGAGGCTGATGATGAGGACGATGCTTTTGATGATGTTGGCGAGGAAGGAGGAGAGGTGAAGATTCTGGAAGAAGAAGATAACGAAATTGTCATGGAACTCATTGAAGATTCTGACGAAGCCAATCCA GAGGAAGAGGACATTTATGGCGATTTAGTTCATGACATTCAGGAGGACTTGGATGGAGAGAACGAAGAAGATGTCTTTAATTTGAGCCTGGAGAATGAACAAATGGTTACTAATGAG GAGGAAGAGGAGGATCCAGAAGATGTTGAAGAGGACATCGAGGAAGACGGTGTAGAAG AAGCAATCACAGAGGAGGATGTGGCTCATCCCGCTTCTGCCACCAATGATAAAGATGAAGATGAGGTTGAATTTGCCAACGACGCCCAGATCTCAGACAAAGAAGGCAAGGCTGGAGACCAGTCACCGGAGAAGCGGACAACCCAGGCTGCGGGTCAGAAGAGTCATGGGGAGAGAGCGGACAAAAGCAAAGGGGAGAACTCTGATAAAAACTTGAAAAGCTCAACCAAAGAATCTAAAGTAAATGAGGCAAAACCTGACCCAACTGGTAAAAATAATAGAGAATCATCATCTGAGAAGAAAGCGACCCCCGCCTCAGGATCTGAGACTGCACCCACTAAAAG CTCCACTTCTGCCAGTACGGCTCAATCAAGAGATAGCAAAG ACTCTAAGGGAAGCAAGAAGTCATCTTCCACTAATAGCAACTTGTGGGTGAGCGGACTGTCTAAAGAAACACGTGCTGCTGATCTGAAGTCTGCTTTCAGCAAATATGGAAAG GTGATTGGAGCCAAGATAATATGGAATGCCAAACTTCCAGGCCACCATTGCTTCGGTTTCCTGTCTATGTCGTCAAACCCTGAGGCAGCTAATGCCCTCAAGCAACTAAACCACACTGTTTTACATGGACGCACCATTGATGTTACGTGG GCTCGTAACCAAACACCAACCCCTCTCAACCAGAAATCCTCTTCAACTTCATCGTCTTCATCAGCCACTCCTGCAACGGCCAAGAAGGAAACGAAAGAGACACCAGTCACAGACGGCAACAAGCCAGTGCCAAAACCAGTTGCAAAGGACACCAAGGACACTTCAGAGAAGAACGATGAGAAAGCAACCCCAGCCAAGGTTGAGAAGACCGTGACGAAGAAGGACGATACACCTGGCAAAAAAGAAGAGGGTAAAAGCGATAGAAGCTCCTCGTCTAACTCCAGCAGTCAAG GAAAGAATGCAAAGCAACCTTTGAGTAACAAAGATTCCACTAAAAAGACTGAAACCCCACCGGAGAGGAAAGATTCGCATCGAGCTAGCTCTCGATCAGACAATGAAAGATCAAAAAGTGTCCTTTCTTTGGATGAAATCAAAGAAAAGCAGAGGAGGGAAGAGAACAGGAAGAGAAAAGAAAGAGAAATGAGGGCAGATGATCGACGCCGAGATCGAGAGAGGGAGGAGAGATACAAGAGGGAGAGAGATGATATCCAACGAAAGTTTCGTGAAGAGGCAAGAAAATTGCGCAAGGAGAAGGAGCTACTGCAGATTGAGCAATCCAAACTGGACAAGGAAAAATCAGAGAGGATCAGGATTGAGAAGGAGCGCATCAAGTTGCAAAACGATCGGGAGAAATTCCAGAAGGAGCTTGAAGAGCATCGTAAGATGGAGGTACAGCTTAGGCAAGAGCAAGAGCAACAGGCGACCCTCAAACGCACTTTGGAGACCTCAGTATTGGCACAGCAAGATTTAGGTTCCTACGGCGGCGACCACAAGCGTCGAGCCATGATGCCTGATCCATTGGCAGGAAACTTCAGTACTTCTCCAACGGATACCAGATTGGTGGTCAGTGTTGGGGATCGTCATGTTGAGAAGTACAATCAGAGAGACAATCTTCAAGTGGGGGCCTTGGCCACTATAGGCCAGAATATGATGAAACAGTTAGGGTTTGTTGGCACTCCGCAGGATTTAGGTCAGACAGCATTCGGTAGTGCTCAGCATGATTCCAGTTCCAGAGGCCAGTTCAGAGACGGCTCCAGCCAGCGTCGCAATGACAGGCCACCTAATGATGAAACTCGACGATTTGACTCGGATAGGATAGAGGATGTTAGAAGCAACTCCCGTCAGAAGTCTATCAACAGAAATGATGATGCAACAAGACGGGATGAAGGGTCTCGGAGAAGAGGAGATAACTACAGGAGGGACGATGGATATAAGAGGATAGATGAGCCGGCAAGAAGACTGGAGTCATCTCAGAGTTCGGTCAGCAGACAAGACTCCAGTAGAAGGGATCTGGATAGGAATGAACGAAAGACCTCATCTGGAAATCAAAGTGATCGATACCAAGGGTCTACAAGGGGAGGTGATAGCTCTTTCTCGCAGAGGGAAAACCGAGATTATAGAGACAACCGAGATAAACCAAGGGATGCAGGCTCTATTAGGATTTCTTCACACAGTGGCGACTCTCGTGATAGCTGGAAAGGAGGTCATGGCGGAGTTACAACTGGAACCTCTGGGAGTGGCTGGAAGGCAAACGCAGGAGTTGGAGACAACCAGAATCTGAACCGTAATCAAACCACAAACCAGTTTGGGTCTTtccagcagcaacagcagcagaaAACAGGGTTCCAAGCGCAGACCGCTTTGCAGACATCCATATCGAATACCATTCCCAACATGAGAAGCACTTCTATCTTAAGCAGAGGGGACTTCTTGATGAATCAGCAGCAAGAGCCGCAGCAGATCAGAGGAAGTATTCTCGGGACCCCACCATCGCAGGAGTCAGCTAGCTGGCCACCGAGTAACCTAGACCCTCCAATGAGCCGTGGGTCTGGTTCCTTGAATATGTCTGCAGCAGCTCCAATCATTTCCACCCTGATGAATCAGAGCCAGCCTTTGGGGTCATTAATGACCAACCCCTCGATGACCACTCAGCTCTTGAGTGGAGGTCTTGTGTCTGGGGGAAGCACAGGGGGTCTGATGGGTAACATGAGCACCTCCTTAATGGGTAGTGTCAGTGGTGGTCTGGGAACAGTTAGTGGTGGTCTTGGTAGAGCCAGTACCGGTCTTGGTGGAGTCGGTGCTGGTCTTGGTGGAGTCAGTGGAGGTCTTGGAGGGGGTCTTGGAGGAGGTCTTGGTGGAGGTCTTGGAGGAGGTCTTGGAGGAGGTCTTGGAGGAGGTCTTGGAGGAGGTCTTGGTGGAGGCTTGGGAGGGAGTATGGGGATGGTTCCACAGGTGGGCATGGGAACCAGCAGCTTCATGGGGACACAGATGCAGACAGGTGGAGCTGGCGGTAACGTTGGGATGGATCGATTCCAACCGATGCAGCCTGAAAACCGGTTCAACCAGCGTCGTTATTGA
- the LOC117288315 gene encoding cytochrome c oxidase subunit 7C, mitochondrial-like: MALGRITTLACRSFSTSVIRRAGYGEGPGSNVPFQIKNKWRLLAVMTAFFGSGFAAPFVLVRHQLKKK; the protein is encoded by the exons ATGGCTTTGGGACGGATAACCACTTTAGCGTGTCGAAGTTTCAGCACATCGGTGATACGGAGAGCAGGCTACGGGGAAGGACCTGGCAGT AATGTACCGTTTCAAATCAAGAACAAGTGGCGTCTACTTGCTGTGATGACTGCCTTCTTTGGCTCAGGATTTGCTGCTCCATTCGTTCTGGTTCGTCACCAGCTCAAGAAGAAGTAG
- the LOC117288314 gene encoding huntingtin-interacting protein K-like, which yields MSQNENDHDADDLEANSAVPRAKKHDSGAADLERVTDYAEETEITGQRLTNALAALDQRRSQESSEKIERERELAKVVIKKGDVDLIIQELEISRTVAERSLRENKGNLVEALIQLTN from the exons ATgtctcaaaatgaaaatgatcaCGATGCCGATGATTTGGAGGCCAACTCGGCTGTTCCCAGAGCCAAGAAACACGACAGCGGGGCAGCAGATTTAGAGAGAGTGACGGACTATGCCGAGGAAACAGAAATCACTGGTCAGCGCCTTACCAAT GCACTAGCAGCGTTGGACCAGAGGAGATCTCAAGAAAGTTCTGAGAAAATAGAAAG AGAACGAGAGCTGGCCAAAGTTGTTATCAAGAAAGGAGATGTTGATCTAATT ATACAAGAGCTGGAGATCAGCAGAACAGTAGCTGAAAGGAGTTTGAGAGAGAACAAAGGGAACCTTGTGGAAGCTTTAATACAGTTGACTAACTGA
- the LOC117287837 gene encoding interferon-stimulated 20 kDa exonuclease-like 2, with protein MPAVKRKQPPQSGQSDQNGSVSKKMKNGAQSLKQSKRRSKKNKRKKARQKKKMNLPSRLSRIINYGAKKAQTLLTQRNATIRCPGNGDTTKGTKSKTNGDVKPLLASRSSSISPHESRFERGIPKDRLISLDCEMVGVGPQGRISALARCSIVDYNCNVLYDAYIKPELEILDYRTPWSGIRKQDMEDATPFKKAQPLIQGILDGKILCGHSIRFDLAVLQMGHPKEDIRDTSMYRGLQELAGLTLRTGQHPGLKKLTKLLFGHSIQSGEHCSVEDAKATMNLYKLVENQWEEERISVFPERDFRLSFMDDHYWPDDLE; from the coding sequence ATGCCAGCCGTTAAGAGGAAACAACCTCCACAATCTGGTCAAAGTGACCAAAATGGTTCAGTCTCCAAGAAGATGAAGAATGGTGCTCAATCATTGAAGCAATCAAAGAGaagatcaaagaaaaacaagaggAAAAAGGCACGGCAAAAGAAAAAGATGAATCTACCATCAAGACTCTCAAGAATTATTAATTATGGAGCCAAGAAGGCACAGACTTTGCTGACACAGAGAAATGCTACGATCCGTTGTCCGGGAAATGGTGACACAACAAAGGGAACCAAATCCAAGACAAATGGTGATGTGAAACCCTTGCTTGCTAGTCGATCGTCTTCAATCTCCCCCCATGAAAGCAGATTTGAAAGGGGCATTCCAAAAGACAGACTCATATCCTTGGATTGCGAGATGGTTGGCGTGGGACCACAGGGAAGGATCAGTGCTTTAGCAAGGTGCAGCATCGTCGACTACAACTGTAACGTCCTCTATGATGCGTATATCAAACCGGAGCTTGAAATCCTGGATTATCGGACTCCATGGAGTGGCATCCGCAAGCAGGACATGGAGGATGCAACCCCCTTCAAGAAGGCGCAGCCTTTGATCCAAGGTATTCTTGACGGGAAGATACTCTGTGGTCATTCCATCAGGTTTGACCTTGCTGTACTACAGATGGGTCACCCTAAGGAGGACATTCGCGATACAAGTATGTACCGAGGGCTCCAGGAACTTGCAGGGTTGACCCTCAGGACCGGTCAACACCCTGGCCTTAAGAAATTGACCAAGTTGCTGTTTGGACACTCGATCCAGAGTGGCGAGCACTGTTCTGTTGAAGATGCCAAAGCAACGATGAATCTGTACAAACTCGTGGAGAATCAATGGGAAGAGGAAAGGATCTCTGTGTTTCCTGAGCGAGATTTTAGGCTAAGCTTTATGGATGATCACTACTGGCCTGATGATTTAGAGTaa